One window of the Bradyrhizobium sp. NP1 genome contains the following:
- a CDS encoding helix-turn-helix domain-containing protein — MSRVATFTCDDPILYQAALRGAQVDLSITGKGCFCGELVQIDLDKVWMQQGQENLPRIAHIRMLERRVGFAFNAEPSQSPGYYSGMELDANAIFVHGPAASAHARTIEPHSWAAMSLPTDNLSAASRALIGRELTNRPVVRLVHPDPAHMVQLMRLHAAIRGLAEASPETLGHPGVSAALENELVHALLTCLADDVPTKAGSGWRYHTAIIDRFEEVLAANCDRPMYLADICAAVGASERTLRASCEERLGMGPIRYLWLRRMHLARRTLLGADPATATVTQIAMDYGFWELGRFSVSYQDLFGESPSATLRKPASCHKALRVRSASFAESDFA, encoded by the coding sequence ATGTCCCGAGTCGCCACGTTCACATGCGATGATCCGATCCTATACCAAGCCGCCCTGCGGGGAGCTCAGGTAGATCTCTCGATCACGGGCAAAGGCTGCTTCTGCGGCGAGCTGGTTCAAATCGATCTCGACAAAGTTTGGATGCAGCAAGGCCAGGAAAATCTGCCTCGCATAGCGCACATCCGGATGCTCGAGCGACGAGTGGGCTTTGCATTCAATGCTGAGCCGAGCCAGTCGCCCGGCTACTACTCTGGAATGGAACTCGACGCCAACGCGATTTTCGTGCACGGGCCAGCCGCATCAGCTCACGCTAGGACGATAGAGCCTCACAGCTGGGCGGCCATGTCCCTGCCGACCGATAACCTGTCGGCGGCGAGTCGCGCTTTGATCGGGCGCGAGCTGACCAATAGACCTGTCGTGCGGCTGGTGCATCCGGATCCCGCTCATATGGTCCAGTTGATGCGCCTGCATGCGGCGATCCGAGGGCTTGCCGAGGCATCGCCCGAAACGCTTGGGCATCCCGGAGTATCAGCCGCTCTGGAAAATGAGCTCGTCCACGCGCTATTGACCTGCTTGGCCGACGATGTGCCTACCAAGGCTGGATCCGGATGGCGGTATCACACCGCAATCATCGACCGCTTTGAGGAAGTCTTGGCCGCGAATTGCGATCGGCCGATGTATCTGGCCGATATCTGCGCTGCCGTCGGTGCCTCGGAGCGCACGCTTCGTGCGAGCTGCGAGGAGCGCCTGGGCATGGGACCGATTCGGTATCTTTGGCTGCGCCGTATGCATCTCGCACGGCGAACTCTCCTCGGCGCCGATCCGGCAACAGCCACCGTCACACAGATAGCGATGGATTATGGCTTCTGGGAATTGGGGCGCTTCTCCGTCTCCTACCAGGACTTGTTCGGAGAATCACCTTCGGCGACTTTGCGCAAACCGGCGAGCTGCCACAAAGCGCTCCGAGTTCGCTCGGCTTCGTTCGCAGAGTCCGATTTTGCATAG
- a CDS encoding transporter, translated as MKWNPRKSASVAVAILQAFSQRLFDCANIQRVLLAAAFGFAALLATAETSRADENGVSFWIPGFFGSLAAAPQQAGWSLASVYYHTDVSGSGNIAVSREITIGRFNPALNTSLSANVNARADLGMLIPSYVFATPVLGGQASVSLLGMYGSNDTALNGTLSGTLANVPFTRSFALEQTTIGFGDLVPQFALRWNAGVSNYMVYLTGDIPVGLYDRFNLANLGLGHGAIDGGFGYTYFNPATGHEISATLGFTGNFKNTSTDYTSGIDLHLDVGASQFLTKQLQVGVVAYAYEQLTADQGCAPQLCPFKSRVLGIGPQIGYVFPVGGMQGYVNVKAYKEFENSNRPDGWNAWVTFVLSPAPPSAAPSPPPITKAPRS; from the coding sequence ATGAAATGGAATCCACGCAAGTCAGCTTCCGTCGCCGTTGCAATCTTACAGGCATTTTCCCAGCGGCTATTTGATTGCGCAAATATTCAGCGCGTTCTCCTCGCAGCAGCCTTTGGCTTCGCTGCTCTCCTGGCAACAGCAGAGACGTCGCGAGCCGATGAAAATGGTGTCAGCTTCTGGATTCCAGGTTTCTTCGGCAGCTTGGCGGCGGCGCCACAGCAGGCCGGCTGGTCGCTAGCATCAGTCTATTATCACACCGATGTTTCCGGAAGCGGCAACATTGCCGTATCGCGCGAAATCACTATCGGCCGGTTCAATCCCGCCCTCAACACCAGTCTCAGCGCGAATGTCAATGCACGGGCTGATCTCGGAATGCTCATACCGAGTTACGTCTTTGCGACGCCGGTTCTCGGAGGCCAGGCTTCCGTCAGTCTCCTTGGAATGTATGGCAGCAACGATACCGCACTGAACGGCACACTTTCCGGCACCTTGGCCAATGTCCCCTTTACCAGGTCGTTTGCGCTCGAACAGACCACGATCGGATTCGGCGATCTCGTGCCGCAATTTGCGCTGCGCTGGAATGCTGGCGTCAGCAATTACATGGTCTATTTGACCGGCGATATCCCGGTGGGATTGTACGACAGATTTAATCTGGCAAATCTCGGCCTTGGCCACGGCGCCATCGATGGCGGATTCGGCTATACCTATTTCAACCCGGCGACCGGACACGAAATTTCGGCCACGTTAGGCTTTACCGGAAACTTCAAGAACACATCGACTGATTATACCAGCGGCATTGATTTGCATCTCGATGTCGGGGCGTCACAGTTTTTGACCAAGCAGTTGCAAGTCGGCGTGGTTGCCTATGCCTATGAGCAACTCACTGCCGATCAGGGCTGCGCCCCGCAATTGTGCCCTTTCAAATCCCGCGTCCTCGGTATTGGCCCGCAGATTGGCTATGTGTTTCCCGTCGGCGGCATGCAGGGCTATGTGAACGTGAAAGCCTATAAGGAGTTCGAAAACTCCAATAGGCCGGACGGGTGGAACGCATGGGTCACGTTCGTGCTGTCGCCTGCGCCGCCATCCGCCGCACCGTCGCCGCCGCCAATCACCAAAGCGCCCCGGAGCTGA
- a CDS encoding helix-turn-helix transcriptional regulator, whose translation MMATGTAVFTNPDDYGAGIEDANLDFVLTGNGNFEARLTWVKLAQLHLFRGRENVQRIAFVSLAPVRTFVSFPLTSPSSSVWSGVELKPGDIVLHSCGERAHQWTKGASQWGLVSLPLDRLPYYCKSLAELDLIAYPVGRILRPPQSAAVQLRRLYSRACHLAEMKPEIFIHREAARAVEQELIFALVECLTAGEVGKHAMIRQQNADIMTRFENALRMDFGKPPSLSDLCATIGVPERTLRDCCVKFLGMSPGQYMRLRRLNMVRTELRRADPATTSVAQIARRYCFSELGRFAAIYRRIFGEFPSVTLTSK comes from the coding sequence ATGATGGCGACCGGCACGGCGGTTTTTACCAATCCGGACGACTATGGCGCCGGCATCGAAGACGCGAACCTCGACTTTGTCCTCACCGGAAACGGCAATTTCGAAGCGCGCCTGACCTGGGTGAAGCTAGCGCAACTCCACCTGTTTCGGGGCCGCGAAAATGTCCAGCGCATTGCCTTCGTATCGCTGGCGCCGGTCCGGACGTTTGTTTCATTTCCGCTAACTTCTCCATCGTCGTCAGTATGGAGCGGTGTCGAACTAAAGCCCGGCGACATCGTTCTTCACTCATGCGGAGAGCGTGCGCATCAATGGACGAAGGGGGCGAGCCAATGGGGGCTCGTTTCGCTTCCGCTCGACCGGTTGCCTTACTACTGCAAGTCGCTGGCCGAACTGGATTTGATCGCGTACCCGGTTGGTCGAATCCTGCGACCGCCGCAGAGCGCGGCAGTGCAGTTGAGGCGCCTATATTCCAGGGCTTGCCACCTTGCCGAGATGAAGCCTGAAATATTCATTCATCGAGAAGCGGCACGAGCGGTCGAACAGGAGCTCATTTTCGCTCTCGTCGAATGCCTCACGGCCGGCGAAGTCGGCAAACATGCAATGATACGACAACAGAACGCAGACATCATGACGCGATTTGAAAATGCGCTCCGGATGGATTTCGGCAAACCGCCGAGCTTGTCCGATCTTTGCGCAACAATCGGCGTACCGGAACGAACCTTGAGGGACTGCTGCGTAAAGTTCTTGGGGATGAGTCCGGGCCAGTATATGCGACTGCGACGACTGAACATGGTGCGCACGGAGCTCCGGCGCGCGGACCCCGCTACGACCAGCGTTGCGCAGATCGCCCGACGCTATTGTTTCTCAGAACTCGGGCGATTTGCGGCTATCTACCGCCGGATATTTGGAGAGTTTCCGTCGGTGACGCTAACGAGCAAGTAA
- a CDS encoding formylglycine-generating enzyme family protein, with product MSDVGFTARVPLSDEPSHLGMIWIPGGTFRMGSDRHYPEEAPSHRVTVSGFWMDRTPVTNRDFRKFVNATGYVTFAEIPPDAKDYPGALPHMLKAGSLVFTPPKHQVDLRDWSQWWRFKFGANWRRPYGPRSSISGLDDHPVVHIAYRDAEAYAKWAGKELPTEAEWECAARGGLDGAEFAWGDEFMPGGRQMAKTWQGAFPHQNLNRDGHARTSPVLAFPPNGYGLHDMIGNVWEWTADWWSTKHQADAAKPCCIPEDPRGGLEQDSCDPCLPKIRIPRKVLKGGSHLCAPNYCRRYRPAARHAEAVDTSTSHIGFRCVIKRGVDYGRDEG from the coding sequence ATGAGCGACGTTGGCTTCACGGCACGCGTACCCTTGTCCGATGAGCCAAGCCATCTGGGCATGATCTGGATTCCCGGCGGCACGTTCCGCATGGGCTCCGACAGGCACTATCCTGAAGAGGCGCCGTCCCATCGTGTCACCGTGAGTGGCTTTTGGATGGACCGGACGCCGGTCACCAATCGTGATTTTCGCAAATTCGTCAACGCGACAGGCTACGTGACATTCGCCGAGATTCCCCCCGATGCGAAGGACTATCCAGGCGCGCTGCCGCATATGCTCAAAGCTGGCTCGCTGGTTTTCACGCCACCGAAGCATCAGGTCGATCTGCGTGACTGGTCGCAATGGTGGCGTTTCAAGTTTGGCGCCAATTGGCGCAGGCCATACGGGCCGCGCAGCTCGATCAGCGGCCTCGACGATCATCCCGTCGTTCACATCGCCTATCGCGATGCCGAAGCCTACGCCAAATGGGCCGGCAAGGAGTTGCCGACCGAGGCCGAATGGGAGTGTGCCGCACGCGGCGGCCTCGATGGCGCCGAGTTCGCCTGGGGTGACGAGTTCATGCCGGGCGGCAGGCAAATGGCGAAGACCTGGCAAGGCGCTTTTCCTCACCAAAACCTCAACCGCGACGGCCACGCGCGAACTTCGCCGGTACTGGCATTCCCACCGAACGGCTACGGTCTCCACGACATGATCGGCAATGTCTGGGAGTGGACCGCAGATTGGTGGTCGACCAAACATCAGGCCGACGCGGCAAAGCCGTGTTGCATCCCGGAAGATCCACGCGGCGGACTTGAGCAAGACAGCTGCGATCCGTGTCTGCCGAAGATCAGGATTCCCCGCAAGGTTCTTAAAGGCGGCTCGCATCTGTGCGCGCCGAATTACTGCCGCCGCTATCGCCCGGCTGCGCGCCACGCCGAAGCGGTGGATACGTCCACGAGCCACATTGGTTTTCGTTGCGTCATAAAAAGGGGAGTCGATTATGGTCGAGACGAAGGATAA
- a CDS encoding FAD-dependent oxidoreductase has translation MRPHAQSAALSSERTRAIALVGGGLAAVSAAETLRRTGFDGRLILVNGETYIPYERPPLSKAFLSGCADEATLPLRDPDFFSRQRVEMVYGRAASIDPQQRRIYLEKGGSISFDKLLLATGSRPRKLRVPGSAEPAVHYLQSLDDAKRLRPLLKTGVKVAIVGGGFIGLEVASTALELGCSVELVDLGARLLQRSVIPEVSEHMLELHRSKGVAVRLGVTVEQLQQSGNDRWLHLSDGTVVEANVVVVGIGAVPNTELAEAINLHVDDGIRVDASMRSSHPAIFAAGDVASHWNGIHERQLRLESWQNAERQGAVAARSMLDHATAYCETPWFWTDQFATNVQILGVPGSYDDAVVRGRRDDNRFSVLLLQKGRIVGGVFVNDGRNVRPVREAIDRRTEIDPRRLRDSDTPLRALLAPQAA, from the coding sequence ATGCGCCCTCACGCCCAGTCTGCTGCTCTGTCGTCAGAGAGGACGCGGGCCATCGCCCTGGTTGGCGGTGGTCTCGCGGCCGTATCGGCGGCCGAAACTCTTCGGCGCACCGGCTTCGACGGTCGGCTCATCCTGGTGAACGGGGAGACCTACATTCCCTATGAGCGGCCTCCGTTATCGAAGGCCTTTCTTTCCGGATGTGCAGACGAAGCCACGTTGCCGCTGCGCGATCCAGATTTCTTCAGCCGGCAGCGCGTCGAGATGGTCTACGGACGAGCGGCTTCGATTGATCCGCAGCAACGACGAATTTACCTAGAAAAGGGCGGTAGCATCTCGTTCGACAAACTTCTTCTCGCGACGGGCTCGCGTCCACGCAAGCTGAGAGTACCTGGCTCAGCGGAGCCGGCCGTCCACTACCTGCAATCGCTTGATGACGCAAAGCGCTTGAGACCATTGCTCAAGACCGGCGTCAAGGTAGCCATCGTAGGCGGCGGCTTTATCGGTCTTGAGGTCGCATCCACCGCGTTGGAGCTCGGATGCAGTGTCGAGCTGGTCGATCTGGGGGCGCGGCTGCTGCAAAGGTCGGTGATCCCGGAAGTCAGTGAACATATGTTGGAGTTGCACCGATCCAAGGGCGTTGCCGTGAGATTGGGAGTGACGGTCGAGCAGCTCCAGCAATCGGGGAATGATCGCTGGCTGCATCTCAGCGATGGAACCGTGGTCGAGGCGAACGTTGTCGTCGTCGGAATCGGCGCTGTCCCGAACACGGAACTCGCGGAAGCGATTAACCTTCACGTCGACGATGGAATTCGTGTCGATGCCTCGATGAGATCCAGTCACCCCGCAATCTTCGCTGCAGGCGATGTTGCGAGCCATTGGAACGGCATCCATGAGCGCCAGCTGCGGCTCGAGTCCTGGCAGAATGCGGAACGGCAGGGAGCCGTTGCCGCAAGGTCGATGCTGGACCATGCAACGGCCTATTGCGAGACGCCCTGGTTCTGGACCGATCAATTCGCCACCAACGTTCAGATCCTCGGTGTGCCTGGTTCGTACGATGACGCCGTTGTCAGAGGACGCCGCGACGACAATCGCTTTTCGGTCCTTCTCCTGCAAAAAGGTCGGATCGTCGGGGGCGTTTTCGTCAACGACGGCCGCAACGTACGGCCCGTACGGGAGGCGATCGACCGGAGGACCGAAATCGACCCGCGACGTCTTCGCGATTCCGATACTCCGCTTCGTGCCCTGTTGGCGCCGCAGGCCGCGTAA
- a CDS encoding arylsulfatase encodes MVETKDNTAHDLSRRNVLLATTSLAAASALGAAASVEKALAQTQAQAQQAPGGGRPNILVIMGDDVGWFNIGAYHRGMMSGKTPNLDRLASEGMMFTDYYAEASCTAGRANFITGELPIRTGLTTVGQAGADVGIPDQAVTLATALKSLGYATGQFGKNHLGDLNKFLPTVHGFDEFFGYLYHLDAMSDPYWYSFPTNQDYYNKYGPRSLIHSYATDKDDPTEMPRWGKIGKQRIVDEGPLPPFSDMSNVPNMHDLPFLKAKYDMTTFDEVLVKSSSDFMDKAKRDGKPFFVWHNTTRMHVWTFLSKKYSAMQNSESNYGLEEAGMAQLDDSVGALLKHIDDMGETNNTIVIFTTDNGAEVFTWPDGGMTPFKATKGTSYEGGFRVPAIIRWPGRIKPGSVENGIFSGLDWFPTLTAAAGNPNITDQLLKGVTLDGRTYKNHLDGYNQMDLLTGKGPSARHEIFYFAGPHLGALRHDDFKFQFFQQPYGWPGEKDTTDMPTMVNIRQDPFERTPSIRGQSLNDMGGGYMNDFMAREFWRFVLVQQEVGRLAQTAVEFPPMQAPASFNLEAVKREVEQAIKAHQGQ; translated from the coding sequence ATGGTCGAGACGAAGGATAACACCGCGCACGATCTGAGCCGTCGCAATGTTCTGCTTGCGACGACAAGCCTGGCTGCCGCCTCCGCATTGGGCGCCGCCGCATCGGTTGAAAAGGCGCTGGCTCAGACGCAGGCGCAGGCGCAGCAGGCACCGGGCGGCGGGCGGCCGAACATACTTGTCATCATGGGTGACGATGTCGGCTGGTTCAACATCGGCGCCTATCACCGCGGAATGATGTCAGGCAAGACGCCGAACCTCGACAGGCTGGCGTCCGAAGGCATGATGTTCACCGACTACTATGCGGAAGCGAGTTGCACGGCAGGGCGCGCCAACTTCATCACGGGCGAGCTGCCGATCCGCACGGGGCTGACGACCGTCGGTCAGGCTGGCGCCGATGTCGGCATACCGGACCAGGCTGTCACGCTCGCCACCGCGCTCAAGTCGCTCGGTTACGCAACGGGACAGTTCGGCAAGAACCACCTCGGCGATCTCAACAAATTTCTGCCGACGGTGCACGGCTTCGACGAATTCTTCGGCTACTTATACCACCTCGACGCGATGTCTGACCCGTACTGGTACTCGTTCCCCACCAATCAGGACTACTACAACAAGTACGGCCCACGCAGCTTGATACACAGCTACGCGACGGACAAGGACGACCCGACCGAGATGCCGCGATGGGGGAAGATTGGCAAGCAACGGATCGTCGACGAGGGTCCGCTACCGCCGTTTTCCGACATGTCGAACGTGCCGAACATGCACGATCTGCCCTTCCTGAAGGCGAAGTACGACATGACCACCTTCGACGAGGTGTTGGTCAAGTCGTCCAGCGACTTCATGGACAAGGCCAAGCGCGACGGAAAACCCTTCTTTGTCTGGCACAACACGACGCGCATGCACGTCTGGACCTTCCTGTCGAAGAAGTACAGCGCGATGCAGAACTCGGAGTCGAACTATGGTCTCGAGGAAGCCGGCATGGCGCAGCTGGACGACAGCGTCGGCGCGCTGCTCAAGCATATCGACGACATGGGCGAAACCAACAACACCATCGTCATCTTCACAACGGACAACGGCGCCGAGGTGTTCACCTGGCCGGATGGCGGCATGACGCCGTTCAAGGCCACCAAAGGCACCAGCTATGAAGGCGGATTCCGCGTGCCGGCCATTATTCGCTGGCCAGGCCGCATCAAGCCGGGTTCGGTCGAGAACGGAATCTTCTCGGGACTCGACTGGTTCCCGACACTGACCGCTGCGGCGGGAAATCCGAACATTACCGACCAGCTTCTGAAGGGCGTGACGCTGGACGGCCGCACCTACAAGAACCACCTCGACGGCTACAATCAGATGGATCTTCTGACGGGCAAGGGTCCCTCGGCTCGCCACGAGATCTTCTATTTTGCCGGCCCGCATCTAGGTGCCCTTCGCCACGATGACTTCAAGTTTCAGTTCTTCCAGCAGCCCTACGGGTGGCCAGGCGAAAAGGACACGACCGATATGCCAACCATGGTCAACATCCGCCAGGACCCGTTTGAGCGGACACCGTCAATCCGCGGTCAAAGCCTGAACGATATGGGTGGAGGTTACATGAATGATTTCATGGCCCGCGAATTCTGGCGGTTCGTGCTTGTTCAGCAGGAGGTCGGCCGATTGGCGCAAACGGCCGTCGAATTCCCTCCGATGCAGGCACCGGCGAGCTTCAACCTTGAAGCCGTAAAACGGGAGGTTGAGCAGGCCATCAAGGCACATCAAGGGCAGTAG